A genomic region of Streptomyces rimosus contains the following coding sequences:
- a CDS encoding phosphatase PAP2 family protein, giving the protein MDHRLLVVLRACGSDARTAAVARALPHGGEHGALWLAAGPAGAAADRSRRPAWLRGTALSCGAHLLSLGLKRVVRRRRPLLPGHAPLVRTTSPHSFASASATAAAVTLGALRPLGAGLSLPALAMCLSRLVVGGHYPSDVAAGAVVGALVAGLGDVRGTGAYAGGARFPSVRGEWT; this is encoded by the coding sequence ATGGATCACCGCCTGCTCGTCGTACTGCGCGCCTGCGGTTCCGACGCGCGGACGGCCGCCGTCGCCCGCGCCCTCCCGCACGGCGGCGAGCACGGAGCGCTCTGGCTCGCCGCCGGGCCGGCGGGCGCCGCGGCCGACCGGTCACGGCGCCCCGCCTGGCTCCGCGGCACGGCCCTGAGCTGCGGTGCCCACCTGCTGAGCCTCGGTCTCAAGCGCGTCGTACGCCGCCGGCGCCCCCTGCTGCCCGGCCACGCCCCCCTCGTACGCACCACGAGCCCGCACTCCTTCGCCAGCGCCTCCGCCACCGCTGCCGCCGTCACCCTGGGCGCGCTGCGGCCGCTGGGCGCCGGTTTGTCCCTGCCGGCCTTGGCGATGTGTCTGTCGCGGCTGGTCGTGGGCGGGCACTATCCGTCGGATGTGGCGGCGGGGGCGGTGGTGGGGGCGTTGGTGGCGGGGCTGGGGGACGTACGCGGGACCGGGGCGTACGCGGGCGGCGCGAGGTTTCCAAGCGTACGCGGGGAGTGGACGTGA
- a CDS encoding FAD-binding oxidoreductase, giving the protein MASPTGPAGTRTASVTGWGRTAPTTARLVRPGSYGEAVAAVRACGARGGIARGLGRAYGDAAQNAGGVVWDMTGLDRIRRIDAEAGVVECEAGVSLHRLMEVLLPLGWFVPVSPGTRYVTVGGAVGADIHGKNHHVAGSFTRHVRSFELLTADGAVRTVRPGTDLFDATAGGMGLTGVVLAAAVRLVPVQTSLMTVDTERAADLDDLLARLSATDHRYRYSVAWIDLLARGAATGRAVLTRGDHAPLDALPARARRSPLAFRPGRLPPAPRGLPDGLLGRRSVGLFNALWYRKAPRRRTGELQRISTFFHPLDGVPHWNRVYGRGGFVQYQFVVGHGEEETLRRVVERIAARGCPSFLAVLKRFGAGGSGWLSFPAAGWTLALDIPAGLPGLGAFLDELDEAVAAAGGRVYLAKDARLRPELVDVMYPRAPEFRELRERLDPRGVFTSDLSRRLAL; this is encoded by the coding sequence ATGGCGTCGCCCACCGGCCCGGCCGGCACCCGCACCGCCTCCGTCACCGGCTGGGGCCGTACCGCCCCCACCACCGCGCGGCTGGTCCGCCCCGGCTCGTACGGCGAGGCCGTGGCGGCGGTACGGGCGTGCGGGGCGCGCGGCGGGATCGCCCGGGGGCTCGGGCGCGCCTACGGGGACGCGGCGCAGAACGCGGGCGGCGTCGTCTGGGACATGACCGGCCTGGACCGGATCCGCCGCATCGACGCCGAGGCGGGCGTCGTGGAGTGCGAGGCGGGGGTCAGCCTGCACCGGCTGATGGAGGTGCTGCTGCCGCTGGGCTGGTTCGTGCCGGTGTCGCCGGGGACGCGGTACGTGACGGTCGGCGGCGCGGTCGGCGCGGACATCCACGGCAAGAACCACCATGTGGCGGGCTCCTTCACCCGGCACGTGCGGTCCTTCGAACTCCTCACGGCGGACGGCGCGGTGCGTACAGTACGGCCCGGCACGGACCTCTTCGACGCGACCGCCGGGGGCATGGGGCTGACCGGCGTGGTGCTCGCGGCGGCGGTCCGCCTCGTCCCCGTACAGACGTCGCTCATGACGGTGGACACCGAGCGCGCGGCGGACCTGGACGACCTGCTGGCGCGGCTGTCCGCCACCGATCACCGCTACCGCTACTCCGTCGCCTGGATCGACCTGCTGGCGCGCGGCGCGGCGACCGGCCGCGCGGTGCTGACCCGCGGCGATCACGCGCCGCTGGACGCCCTGCCCGCGCGCGCTCGCCGGTCCCCGCTGGCCTTCCGTCCCGGACGCCTGCCGCCCGCGCCGCGCGGCCTGCCGGACGGGCTGCTCGGGCGGCGGTCGGTGGGGCTGTTCAACGCACTCTGGTACCGCAAGGCGCCCCGCCGCCGGACCGGCGAGTTGCAGCGGATCTCCACGTTCTTTCACCCGCTGGACGGGGTGCCGCACTGGAACCGGGTCTACGGGCGCGGCGGTTTCGTGCAGTACCAGTTCGTGGTGGGCCACGGGGAGGAGGAGACGCTGCGGCGGGTCGTGGAGCGGATCGCGGCGCGCGGCTGTCCGTCGTTCCTGGCGGTGCTGAAACGGTTCGGCGCGGGCGGTTCCGGATGGCTGTCGTTCCCGGCGGCGGGCTGGACGCTGGCCCTGGACATTCCGGCCGGGCTGCCGGGGCTCGGCGCCTTTCTGGACGAGCTGGACGAGGCTGTGGCGGCCGCGGGCGGCCGGGTCTACCTGGCCAAGGACGCCCGGCTGCGGCCGGAGCTGGTCGATGTCATGTACCCGCGGGCGCCGGAGTTCCGCGAGCTGCGGGAGCGGCTGGACCCCCGCGGGGTCTTCACGTCCGATCTCTCGCGCCGCCTCGCCCTGTGA
- a CDS encoding decaprenylphospho-beta-D-erythro-pentofuranosid-2-ulose 2-reductase — MKDAFGSPQSLLILGGTSEIALATARRLIARRTRTVWLAGRPSPALEDAAGQLRSLGADVRTVPFDALDTGGHEEALGKVFAEGDIDVVLLAFGVLGDQERAEAEPAEAVRIAGTNYTGAVSAGLVCARSLRVQGHGSLVVLSSVAGRRARRSNFVYGSSKAGLDAFAQGLGDALYGTGVHVMVVRPGFVRTKMTAGTAPAPLATTAEAVAEAVGTGLRRRSEVVWVPGALRPVMTILRHMPRAIFRRLPV; from the coding sequence ATGAAAGACGCCTTCGGCTCCCCCCAGTCCCTCCTGATCCTCGGCGGCACCTCCGAGATCGCCCTCGCCACCGCCCGCCGCCTGATCGCCCGCCGCACCCGTACGGTCTGGCTGGCGGGCCGCCCCTCCCCCGCCCTGGAGGACGCGGCCGGGCAGCTGCGTTCGCTGGGCGCCGACGTCCGTACGGTGCCCTTCGACGCGCTGGACACCGGCGGCCACGAGGAAGCCCTCGGCAAGGTCTTCGCCGAGGGCGACATCGACGTGGTGCTGCTGGCCTTCGGCGTACTGGGCGATCAGGAGCGCGCCGAGGCGGAGCCGGCGGAAGCCGTGCGGATCGCGGGGACCAACTACACCGGCGCCGTCTCGGCGGGCCTGGTCTGCGCCCGGTCGCTGCGCGTCCAGGGACACGGTTCGCTGGTGGTGCTCTCGTCGGTCGCGGGCCGGCGGGCGCGGCGCTCGAACTTCGTCTACGGCTCCAGCAAGGCCGGGCTGGACGCGTTCGCGCAGGGGCTGGGGGACGCGCTGTACGGGACGGGTGTGCACGTCATGGTGGTGCGGCCCGGGTTCGTACGGACGAAGATGACGGCCGGGACGGCGCCGGCGCCGCTGGCCACGACGGCGGAGGCGGTCGCGGAGGCGGTCGGGACGGGGCTGCGGCGCCGGAGCGAGGTGGTGTGGGTGCCGGGGGCGCTGCGGCCGGTGATGACCATCCTGCGGCATATGCCACGAGCAATTTTCCGGCGGCTGCCGGTGTGA
- a CDS encoding 2'-5' RNA ligase family protein, producing MGTVTLGVSIAVPEPYGSFLQEQRAGFGDPHAHGIPTHITLLPPTEARAEDLPAIEEHLAEVAAGFAPFRLRLEGTDTFRPLSPVVFVKLAEGEAQCTVLQERVRAASGPCARELQFPYHPHVTVAHGISEEAMDEAFVALKDFEAAWTIDGFALYEQGADGVWRLEREYPFGAPAAGVPRQADLSRPPTPTR from the coding sequence GTGGGGACCGTAACGCTGGGCGTTTCGATCGCGGTCCCGGAGCCGTACGGCAGCTTCCTCCAGGAGCAGCGTGCGGGCTTCGGCGACCCGCACGCACACGGCATCCCCACGCACATCACCCTCCTGCCGCCCACCGAGGCCCGCGCGGAAGACCTGCCCGCCATCGAGGAGCACCTCGCCGAGGTCGCCGCGGGCTTCGCGCCCTTCCGGCTGCGCCTGGAGGGGACGGACACCTTCCGGCCGTTGTCCCCGGTGGTTTTCGTCAAGCTGGCCGAGGGCGAGGCCCAGTGCACCGTCCTCCAGGAGCGGGTGCGTGCCGCGTCCGGCCCCTGCGCGCGCGAGCTGCAGTTCCCGTACCACCCGCATGTGACCGTCGCGCACGGCATCTCCGAAGAGGCCATGGACGAGGCGTTCGTGGCGCTGAAGGACTTCGAGGCCGCCTGGACGATCGACGGGTTCGCGCTCTACGAGCAGGGCGCGGACGGCGTGTGGCGGCTGGAGCGGGAGTACCCGTTCGGGGCACCGGCCGCCGGGGTGCCGCGCCAGGCGGATCTGTCGCGGCCGCCCACGCCTACCCGTTAG
- the trpS gene encoding tryptophan--tRNA ligase — protein MALDRPRVLSGIQPTAGSFHLGNYLGAVRQWVALQESHDAFYMVVDLHAITVPQDPTALRANTRLAAAQLLAAGLDPERCTLFVQSHVPEHAQLAWVMNCLTGFGEASRMTQFKDKSAKQGADRTSVGLFTYPILQIADILLYQANQVPVGEDQRQHIELTRDLAERFNGRYGDTFTVPAPYILKETGKVYDLQDPAVKMSKSASSVKGIINLLDEPKTSAKKIKSAVTDTDTVIRYDAEAKPGVSNLLTIYSTLTGESIADLEKKYEGKMYGALKTDLAEIMVEFVTPFRDRTQEYLDDPETLDSILAKGAEKARAVAAETLASAYDRIGFLPAKH, from the coding sequence ATGGCTCTCGATCGTCCGCGTGTACTCTCCGGGATTCAGCCCACCGCCGGCTCCTTCCACCTCGGCAACTACCTCGGCGCCGTCCGCCAGTGGGTGGCCCTGCAGGAGTCGCACGACGCCTTCTACATGGTGGTGGACCTGCACGCGATCACCGTCCCGCAGGACCCGACGGCGCTTCGCGCGAACACCCGGCTCGCCGCCGCCCAGCTGCTGGCCGCCGGTCTCGACCCGGAGCGCTGCACGCTCTTCGTCCAGAGCCATGTCCCCGAGCACGCCCAGCTCGCCTGGGTCATGAACTGCCTGACCGGCTTCGGCGAGGCCAGCCGGATGACGCAGTTCAAGGACAAGTCCGCCAAGCAGGGCGCCGACCGCACCAGCGTCGGCCTGTTCACGTACCCGATCCTGCAGATCGCCGACATCCTGCTCTACCAGGCCAACCAGGTCCCGGTGGGCGAGGACCAGCGCCAGCACATCGAGCTGACCCGCGACCTCGCTGAGCGCTTCAACGGCCGCTACGGCGACACCTTCACCGTCCCGGCGCCGTACATCCTCAAGGAGACCGGCAAGGTCTACGACCTCCAGGACCCGGCGGTCAAGATGAGCAAGTCGGCCTCGTCGGTGAAGGGGATCATCAACCTGCTCGACGAGCCCAAGACCTCCGCCAAGAAGATCAAGAGCGCGGTCACCGACACCGACACGGTGATCCGCTACGACGCCGAGGCCAAGCCGGGCGTCTCCAACCTGCTGACGATCTACTCCACGCTCACCGGCGAGTCCATCGCCGACCTGGAGAAGAAGTACGAGGGCAAGATGTACGGCGCCCTCAAGACCGACCTGGCGGAGATCATGGTCGAGTTCGTCACACCGTTCCGGGACCGCACCCAGGAATATCTGGACGACCCCGAGACGCTGGACTCGATCCTGGCCAAGGGTGCCGAGAAGGCCCGCGCGGTGGCCGCCGAGACGCTGGCCTCGGCGTACGACCGGATCGGGTTCCTGCCCGCCAAGCACTGA
- a CDS encoding cytochrome P450 family protein — MTEADAPAPGTAPGSAPDASPPSPSSAPCPPPPPYLFDVTGAGHREAAQELRARGPAVPVQLPGGIPGHAVTRHHALRDFLTHPEVAKDACHFAALREGRIPPGWPLTTFATVDGMTTADGADHRRLREPAVKALSPRRVAALRPRVERLTAELLDGLPALAARGGGTVDLRHAFAYPLPMRVISELIGVDEEFRDRLHQLSGLVVSTVIDPEAALAANRELVGVLGQVVAARRAAPGDDLTSALIAACDEADARLSERELIGTLLLMIAAGHQTTLDLITNAVRALCAHRDQLDLVRAGRADWADVVEETLRHDSPVAHFPFRYPTRDLDVGGTVIPRGTPVLASYAAAGRDPEAYGPDADRFDVTRRPAVRHLSFGHGPHVCPGAPLARLEARIALRALFTRFPDLALAVPEADLRPLPTFVGNSVAELPVRPGRDVGTAGQDASATSPGAG, encoded by the coding sequence ATGACCGAAGCCGATGCCCCTGCGCCCGGTACGGCACCCGGATCAGCCCCGGACGCGTCCCCTCCGTCCCCGTCGTCCGCTCCGTGTCCGCCCCCTCCTCCGTACCTCTTCGACGTCACCGGAGCCGGTCACCGGGAGGCCGCCCAGGAGCTGCGGGCTCGCGGCCCCGCCGTGCCGGTCCAGCTCCCCGGCGGCATCCCCGGCCACGCCGTGACCCGCCACCACGCCCTGCGCGACTTCCTCACCCACCCGGAAGTGGCCAAGGACGCCTGCCACTTCGCCGCGCTGCGCGAGGGCCGCATCCCGCCCGGCTGGCCGCTCACCACCTTCGCGACCGTGGACGGGATGACGACGGCCGACGGCGCGGACCACCGGCGGCTGCGGGAACCGGCCGTCAAGGCGCTCTCGCCCCGGCGGGTGGCGGCGCTGCGGCCGCGGGTGGAGCGGCTGACCGCCGAGCTGCTCGACGGGCTGCCCGCCCTGGCCGCGCGGGGCGGCGGGACGGTCGATCTCCGGCACGCCTTCGCCTATCCGCTGCCCATGCGGGTGATCAGTGAACTCATCGGCGTGGACGAGGAGTTCCGGGACCGGCTGCACCAGCTGTCCGGGCTGGTCGTGAGCACCGTCATCGACCCGGAGGCGGCGCTGGCGGCCAACCGGGAGCTGGTCGGGGTCCTCGGGCAGGTCGTGGCGGCCCGCCGCGCGGCGCCGGGCGACGACCTGACCAGCGCGCTCATCGCGGCCTGTGACGAGGCGGACGCCCGGCTGAGCGAACGGGAGCTGATCGGCACCCTGTTGCTGATGATCGCCGCCGGGCACCAGACCACCCTCGACTTGATCACCAACGCCGTACGGGCCCTCTGCGCCCACCGCGACCAGCTGGACCTGGTCCGCGCGGGGCGGGCGGACTGGGCGGACGTGGTCGAGGAGACGCTGCGCCACGACAGCCCGGTGGCCCACTTCCCGTTCCGCTACCCGACCCGGGACCTGGACGTCGGCGGCACGGTGATCCCCCGGGGGACGCCGGTGCTCGCCTCGTACGCGGCGGCCGGGCGCGACCCGGAGGCGTACGGGCCGGACGCGGACCGCTTCGACGTGACGCGACGGCCCGCCGTCCGGCACCTGTCCTTCGGGCACGGGCCGCATGTCTGTCCGGGCGCACCGCTGGCCCGCTTGGAGGCGCGGATCGCCCTGCGCGCGCTGTTCACCCGCTTCCCTGATCTGGCCCTGGCCGTACCGGAGGCGGACCTGCGGCCGCTGCCCACGTTCGTGGGCAACAGCGTCGCGGAGCTTCCGGTACGGCCGGGTCGGGACGTCGGGACGGCCGGTCAGGACGCGTCGGCCACCAGCCCCGGCGCCGGGTAG
- a CDS encoding serine hydroxymethyltransferase: protein MSRPLSHPALAAADPELAALVGAEERLQGETLRLIPSENYVSTAVLEATGTVLQNKYSEGYAGRRYYEGQQNIDLVERLAIDRAKAVFGTEHANVQPYSGSPANLAVYLAFAEPGDTVMGMSLPMGGHLTHGWGVSATGTWFRGVQYGVRADTARIDFDEVRDLALKERPKLIFCGGTAVPRTIDFAAFAEIAREVDAVLVADIAHIAGLIAGGAHPSPVPHADVISTTTHKTLRGPRGAMLMSRERYAKPLDKAVFPGLQGGPHNHTTAAIAVALHEAAQPSFRDYAHAVVANAKALAEQLLARGFDLVSGGTDNHLILMDLTPKEVPGKIAAKALDRAGIVVNYNTVPYDPRKPFDPSGIRIGTPSLTSRGLGTEHMPQIADWITRGVTAAGAGDEDALTTIRAEVAELMSAYPAPGLVADAS, encoded by the coding sequence ATGAGCCGTCCCCTGTCCCACCCCGCCCTCGCCGCCGCCGACCCCGAACTGGCCGCCCTGGTCGGTGCCGAAGAACGCCTCCAGGGCGAGACGCTGCGCCTGATCCCCTCCGAGAACTACGTCTCCACCGCGGTGCTCGAAGCCACCGGTACGGTCCTGCAGAACAAGTACAGCGAGGGGTACGCCGGCCGCCGCTACTACGAAGGCCAGCAGAACATCGATCTTGTCGAGCGGCTGGCGATCGACCGCGCCAAGGCCGTCTTCGGCACCGAGCACGCCAACGTCCAGCCGTACTCCGGCTCGCCCGCCAACCTCGCCGTCTACCTGGCCTTCGCCGAGCCCGGCGACACGGTCATGGGCATGTCGCTGCCGATGGGCGGCCACCTCACCCACGGCTGGGGCGTCTCGGCCACCGGCACCTGGTTCCGCGGCGTCCAGTACGGCGTACGGGCCGACACCGCCCGTATCGACTTCGACGAGGTGCGCGACCTCGCCCTCAAGGAGCGCCCCAAGCTGATCTTCTGCGGTGGTACGGCCGTGCCGCGCACCATCGACTTCGCCGCCTTCGCGGAGATCGCCCGCGAGGTGGACGCCGTCCTGGTCGCCGACATCGCGCACATCGCCGGGCTGATCGCGGGCGGCGCCCACCCCTCACCCGTACCGCACGCCGACGTCATCTCCACCACCACCCACAAGACGCTGCGCGGCCCGCGCGGCGCGATGCTGATGTCCCGCGAGCGGTACGCGAAGCCCCTGGACAAGGCGGTCTTCCCGGGCCTCCAGGGCGGCCCCCACAACCACACCACCGCCGCCATCGCGGTCGCCCTCCACGAGGCCGCGCAGCCGTCCTTCCGCGACTACGCGCACGCCGTCGTCGCCAACGCCAAGGCCCTCGCCGAACAGCTGCTGGCCCGTGGCTTCGACCTGGTCTCCGGCGGTACGGACAACCACCTCATCCTGATGGACCTCACGCCCAAGGAGGTGCCCGGCAAGATCGCCGCGAAGGCGCTGGACCGGGCCGGGATCGTGGTCAACTACAACACCGTCCCCTACGACCCCCGCAAGCCGTTCGACCCGTCCGGCATCCGCATCGGCACCCCCTCGCTGACCTCCCGCGGCCTGGGCACCGAGCACATGCCGCAGATCGCGGACTGGATCACCCGCGGCGTCACGGCCGCGGGCGCCGGCGACGAGGACGCGCTCACCACGATCCGCGCCGAGGTCGCCGAGCTGATGAGCGCCTACCCGGCGCCGGGGCTGGTGGCCGACGCGTCCTGA
- the rocD gene encoding ornithine--oxo-acid transaminase: MTPTTSTERSIAAAETHGAHNYHPLPVVVASAEGAWMTDVEGKRYLDMLAGYSALNFGHGNRRLIDAAKAQLERVTLTSRAFHHDRFADFCTRLAEFCGMEMVLPMNTGAEAVETAVKTARKWGYRVKGVPDGRAKIIVVDNNFHGRTTTIISFSTDPEARADYGPYTPGFEIVPYGDLAALEDAVDENTVAVLLEPIQGEAGVLMPPPGYLPGVREVTRERGVLFIADEIQSGLGRTGTDFACEHEGVVPDMYVLGKALGGGIVPVSAVVSSREVLGVFRPGEHGSTFGGNPLACAVALEVLAMLRTGEYQQRARELGEHLHHELGLLTGGGAVDAVRGRGLWAGIDINPALGTGREISERLMGRGVLVKDTHGSTIRLAPPLVIGKEDLDWGLDQLRAVLEA, encoded by the coding sequence GTGACCCCCACGACATCCACGGAACGCAGCATCGCCGCCGCCGAGACCCACGGCGCGCACAACTACCACCCGCTCCCCGTCGTCGTGGCCTCCGCGGAGGGGGCCTGGATGACGGACGTGGAGGGCAAGCGCTACCTGGACATGCTCGCCGGGTACTCGGCGCTCAACTTCGGTCACGGCAACCGCCGGCTGATCGACGCGGCCAAGGCGCAGCTGGAGCGGGTGACCCTCACCTCCCGCGCCTTCCACCACGACCGGTTCGCCGACTTCTGTACGCGGCTCGCCGAGTTCTGCGGCATGGAGATGGTGCTGCCGATGAACACCGGCGCGGAGGCGGTCGAGACGGCGGTCAAGACCGCCCGCAAATGGGGCTACCGGGTCAAGGGCGTCCCGGACGGCCGGGCGAAGATCATCGTGGTGGACAACAACTTCCACGGCCGCACGACGACGATCATCTCCTTCTCCACCGACCCGGAGGCGCGCGCCGACTACGGCCCGTACACCCCGGGCTTCGAGATCGTCCCGTACGGCGACCTGGCGGCGCTGGAGGACGCGGTGGACGAGAACACGGTCGCCGTGCTCCTCGAACCGATCCAGGGCGAGGCGGGCGTGCTGATGCCGCCGCCCGGATACCTGCCGGGCGTACGGGAGGTGACCCGCGAGCGCGGCGTGCTGTTCATCGCGGACGAGATCCAGTCCGGCCTGGGCCGCACCGGCACCGACTTCGCGTGTGAGCACGAGGGCGTGGTGCCCGACATGTACGTGCTCGGCAAGGCGCTGGGCGGCGGCATCGTGCCGGTGTCGGCGGTGGTCTCCTCACGCGAGGTGCTGGGCGTCTTCCGGCCGGGCGAGCACGGCTCGACGTTCGGCGGCAACCCCCTGGCCTGCGCGGTGGCGCTGGAGGTCCTGGCGATGCTGCGCACGGGCGAGTACCAGCAGCGGGCCCGGGAGCTGGGCGAGCACCTGCACCACGAGCTGGGGCTGCTGACCGGCGGCGGCGCGGTGGACGCGGTGCGCGGGCGCGGGCTGTGGGCCGGGATCGACATCAACCCGGCCCTGGGCACCGGCCGGGAGATCTCCGAACGGCTCATGGGACGCGGCGTGCTGGTCAAGGACACCCACGGCAGCACGATCCGGCTGGCGCCCCCACTGGTCATCGGCAAGGAGGACCTGGACTGGGGACTGGACCAGCTGCGGGCGGTGCTGGAGGCCTGA
- a CDS encoding glutathionylspermidine synthase family protein, with translation MKRHTTQPRPGWQQTVEAQGLIYPLTRYPDDSLRPYWDESAYYSFTLPEVEALEEVVEELHGMCLAAAAHIVEHRRFADLGIEDPRLAELVAESWRRRTELPTLYGRFDLRYDGTGPAKMLEYNADTPTSLVEAAGPQWFWMEERFPGADQWNSLHERLVEAWRKQARLLPPGAPVHFAHSAGDELGEDLMTVAYLEETARQAGLETVAIPVEEIGWDSLSGRFVDQRLRFIRSCFKLYPWEWLATDAFGPHVLDTLDNGGGTGTTLWIEPAWKMLLSNKALLAILWELYPGHPNLLPAYLDGPRELVDGPDGPGYVAKPLLGREGAGVTVHQPGEAPVVRDEPCCYQELAPLPDFDGNRVVLGAWVVEDEAAGLGIRESAGLVTDEYARFLPHVIL, from the coding sequence GTGAAGCGGCACACCACGCAGCCCCGCCCCGGCTGGCAGCAGACCGTGGAGGCCCAGGGCCTGATCTACCCGCTGACCCGCTACCCGGACGACTCGCTGCGCCCGTACTGGGACGAGAGCGCGTACTACTCCTTCACGCTGCCCGAGGTCGAGGCGCTGGAAGAGGTCGTCGAGGAGCTGCACGGCATGTGCCTGGCCGCCGCCGCGCACATCGTCGAGCACCGGCGCTTCGCCGACCTCGGCATCGAGGACCCGCGGCTGGCGGAGCTGGTTGCCGAGTCGTGGCGGCGGCGGACCGAACTTCCCACGTTGTACGGGCGGTTCGACCTGCGGTACGACGGCACGGGGCCGGCCAAGATGCTGGAGTACAACGCCGACACGCCGACCTCGCTGGTCGAGGCGGCGGGGCCGCAGTGGTTCTGGATGGAGGAACGATTCCCCGGCGCCGACCAGTGGAACTCGCTGCACGAACGGCTGGTCGAGGCATGGCGCAAGCAGGCTAGGCTGCTGCCGCCGGGGGCGCCCGTGCACTTCGCGCACTCCGCGGGCGACGAACTGGGCGAGGACCTGATGACCGTCGCCTACCTGGAGGAGACGGCCCGGCAGGCCGGGCTGGAGACGGTGGCGATACCGGTCGAGGAGATCGGCTGGGACAGCCTCTCGGGCCGCTTCGTCGACCAGCGGCTGCGCTTCATCCGGTCCTGCTTCAAGCTCTATCCGTGGGAGTGGCTGGCCACCGACGCGTTCGGCCCGCACGTCCTGGACACCCTCGACAACGGCGGCGGCACCGGCACCACCCTGTGGATCGAACCGGCCTGGAAGATGCTGCTCTCCAACAAGGCGCTGCTGGCGATCCTCTGGGAGCTGTACCCGGGCCACCCGAACCTGCTGCCCGCCTACCTCGACGGGCCGCGCGAACTGGTGGACGGGCCGGACGGGCCCGGGTACGTGGCCAAGCCGCTGCTCGGCCGTGAGGGCGCCGGCGTCACCGTCCACCAGCCGGGTGAGGCCCCCGTCGTACGCGACGAGCCGTGCTGCTACCAGGAGCTGGCCCCGCTGCCCGACTTCGACGGCAACCGGGTGGTGCTCGGCGCGTGGGTCGTCGAGGACGAGGCGGCGGGGCTCGGCATCCGGGAGTCGGCGGGACTGGTCACGGACGAGTACGCGCGGTTCCTGCCGCACGTGATCCTGTGA
- a CDS encoding integral membrane protein has translation MFCALGSAVCFGTASVLQAVAARATASGTGSGSGVDPRLLLRVLRQWRYLLGLALDGCGFLLELVALRSLPIYAVGAALAASLAVTAVVAVPLLHVRLSRAEWTAVAVVCGGLAMLGLASGAEGKGTGSTGLRFGVLAVAVAILACGALAGRLPDRARAAVLGLGAGFGFGVVEVAVRLIPDLSPAPLLTNPATYALLIGGGAAFLLLTSALQRGSVTAATAGMVIGETLGPALVGIVWLGDRTRSGLAPLGIAGFALAVLGALALARFGEAPEVPGAEPHDPAAEPAASGLRHGREHP, from the coding sequence ATGTTCTGTGCGCTCGGTTCGGCGGTCTGCTTCGGTACGGCGTCGGTCCTCCAGGCGGTGGCGGCGCGCGCCACGGCGTCCGGGACCGGCTCGGGATCCGGTGTGGACCCCAGACTGCTGCTCCGCGTCCTGCGCCAGTGGCGCTACCTGCTCGGCCTGGCCCTGGACGGCTGCGGCTTCCTCCTCGAACTGGTCGCGCTGCGCTCGCTGCCGATCTACGCGGTGGGCGCAGCCCTCGCCGCCAGCCTGGCCGTGACCGCGGTCGTCGCCGTGCCGCTGCTGCACGTCCGGCTCAGCCGCGCCGAGTGGACGGCCGTGGCGGTGGTCTGCGGCGGGCTGGCCATGCTGGGGCTCGCCTCGGGCGCGGAAGGGAAGGGTACGGGCTCGACCGGTCTGCGGTTCGGTGTGCTGGCCGTCGCGGTGGCGATCCTGGCGTGCGGCGCGCTGGCCGGGCGGCTGCCCGACCGGGCGCGGGCGGCGGTGCTGGGACTCGGCGCCGGCTTCGGCTTCGGCGTCGTAGAGGTGGCCGTACGCCTGATCCCCGACCTGTCCCCCGCGCCCCTCCTCACCAACCCCGCCACCTACGCCCTGCTCATCGGCGGCGGCGCGGCCTTCCTGCTGCTGACCTCGGCCCTCCAGCGCGGCTCGGTGACGGCGGCGACGGCGGGCATGGTCATCGGCGAGACGCTGGGGCCCGCGCTGGTCGGCATCGTCTGGCTCGGCGACCGCACCCGGTCCGGGCTGGCGCCGCTGGGCATCGCCGGGTTCGCGCTGGCGGTGCTGGGCGCGCTCGCGCTGGCGCGCTTCGGCGAGGCGCCGGAGGTGCCGGGGGCGGAGCCTCACGATCCAGCGGCGGAACCTGCCGCCAGCGGTCTACGGCACGGGCGGGAGCACCCGTAG